In Populus alba chromosome 9, ASM523922v2, whole genome shotgun sequence, a genomic segment contains:
- the LOC118059192 gene encoding uncharacterized protein At4g06744, translating to MGTASLCSSILLFTLIFHSCLHYNAVVGTEREALEIIIGGGGGGYSPAPSPENENCGCPLPPPPPPPPQPPPPPPPPPPSPSPPPPPPPQPPPPPPPPPKPLCPPPPPPPPPPSPSPPPPPPSTGFASENIKRDYCTIQRFKKLITRDPMKITKKWVGNDVCHYPGFKCATVPDQKVTALAAADFNGYHFGGRDLQLTGFLDQLPDLSIFHANSNNFTGPVPKNITTSRVRYLFELDLSNNKYSGEFPVSVLQATNLTFLDIRFNSFSGSVPAKVFNLDLDVLFINNNKFSQQLPRNLGSTPVLYLTLANNNFRGPIPKSIGNARNLLEVLFLNNELEGCLPYEIGKLDKAVVFDVGSNKLTGPIPHSFACLKKMEILNLAVNKFYGPVPEMVCDLPRLANLSLSYNYFTQVGPECRKLIKKRILDVRMNCILDLPGQRSAADCAKFFSKKRTCPNERSLSYIPCRKGGYSSSLETSDQQSMAPAAAPITYNALKPHKLRL from the exons ATGGGTACCGCTTCTTTGTGTTCTTCAATTCTACTTTTCACTCTCATTTTTCATTCATGCTTGCATTACAATGCGGTTGTTGGTACAGAGAGGGAAGCTTTAGAAATAATCATaggtgggggtgggggtggatATTCTCCTGCCCCTTCTCCTGAGAATGAAAATTGCGGTTGTCCCCTGCCGCCCCCTCCCCCCCCTCCACCCCAGCCGCCTCCACCCCCTCCGCCTCCTCCGCCATCCCCTTCACCCCCTCCCCCCCCTCCACCCCAGCCACCCCCGCCGCCTCCGCCCCCTCCCAAACCCCTTTGTCCCCCGCCGCCGCCTCCACCCCCTCCGCCATCCCCTTCACCCCCTCCCCC CCCGCCAAGTACAGGTTTTGCGAgtgaaaacattaaaagagaCTATTGCACAATTCAgagattcaaaaaattaatcactAGGGATCCCATGAAGATTACAAAAAAATGGGTGGGAAATGATGTCTGTCATTATCCAGGCTTTAAATGTGCAACAGTACCTGACCAGAAGGTGACAGCCCTTGCAGCGGCAGATTTCAATGGCTACCATTTTGGTGGCCGGGATCTTCAGCTCACAGGTTTCCTCGATCAGTTGCCGGACTTATCCATCTTTCATGCGAACTCCAACAATTTCACTGGTCCTGTGCCAAAGAATATTACCACTTCCAGAGTCCGTTACTTATTTGAGCTCGATCTCAGCAACAACAAGTACTCTGGTGAATTCCCTGTGTCTGTTCTTCAAGCCACCAACTTAACCTTTTTAGACATCAGGTTCAACTCATTTTCAGGGTCAGTTCCAGCTAAAGTCTTCAACTTAGACCTAGATGTGCttttcatcaacaacaacaaattctCACAACAGCTTCCTCGTAATCTCGGTTCCACACCTGTCCTTTATCTCACTTTGGCCAACAACAATTTTCGTGGTCCCATTCCAAAAAGTATCGGCAATGCCCGAAACCTTCTTGAAGTGCTTTTCTTGAACAATGAACTGGAAGGGTGCTTGCCATACGAGATTGGCAAATTGGACAAGGCTGTCGTGTTTGATGTGGGCAGCAACAAGTTGACCGGCCCAATACCCCATTCATTTGCATGCCTAAAAAAGATGGAGATCCTGAATTTGGCCGTGAATAAATTTTACGGGCCGGTGCCGGAGATGGTGTGCGACCTGCCTAGATTAGCAAACTTGTCTCTCTCGTACAACTATTTCACTCAGGTCGGACCTGAGTGCAGGAAATTgataaagaaaaggattcttGATGTTAGAATGAATTGCATTTTGGATCTTCCTGGTCAGAGATCAGCAGCTGATTGTGCTAAGTTCTTTTCTAAAAAGAGGACTTGTCCCAATGAGAGGTCGCTCAGCTATATTCCTTGCAGGAAGGGTGGTTATTCAAGTTCATTGGAGACATCTGATCAACAATCTATGGCTCCGGCTGCTGCACCTATAACATATAATGCCCTTAAACCGCATAAGCTGCGGCTTTAA
- the LOC118059189 gene encoding uncharacterized protein At4g06744, producing MYQMGSISSNNRSIFHISILFLPCFTCLAFCQDFQGLSPLISPPLIPEILNFLDQRLALVYPIIQGFKNTITSDPLNITQTWVGADICNYKGFYCTSPPDNDSAITLASIDFNGFQLSAPTLDGFIDQLPDLALFHANSNKFSGTISPKITKLPFLYELDISNNNFFGSFPMEVLGIPALSFLDIRFNFFTGTVPPQVFTQRLDALFLNNNNFMQGLPENLGSTPVLYLTLAYNKFIGPIPRSILKASATLTEVLFSHNLLTGCLPYELGFLRKLVLFYASNNFLTGPLPCSLGCLAKLEQFNLASNLLYGQVPEVVCALGKLVNLSLSSNYFTKLGPKCTKLERSGVLDIRKNCIPDLPGQRSARECAAFSLHRRYCSNPASFNFIPCQVPSSSHPRIGTKRNLVGYSALLRQAVEFPGRN from the coding sequence ATGTATCAAATGGGAAGCATTTCTTCAAACAACAGAAGCATATTCCACATCTCAATCCTCTTCCTTCCATGTTTCACTTGCCTGGCTTTTTGCCAAGACTTTCAAGGCCTGTCTCCATTGATATCACCTCCATTGATTCCAGAAATCTTAAACTTCTTAGACCAAAGGCTTGCCTTAGTATATCCAATAATCCAAGGCTTCAAGAACACCATCACCTCCGATCCCCTCAACATCACTCAAACTTGGGTTGGCGCGGATATATGCAACTACAAAGGCTTCTACTGTACTAGTCCACCTGATAATGACTCTGCCATTACCCTTGCTTCCATTGATTTCAATGGATTCCAGCTGTCTGCCCCTACTCTCGATGGCTTCATTGATCAACTCCCTGACCTTGCTCTCTTCCATGCCAACTCTAACAAATTTTCTGGCACCATATCACCAAAAATCACCAAACTACCATTTCTTTATGAACTAGACATAAGCAACAATAATTTCTTTGGCAGTTTTCCCATGGAGGTTCTTGGAATCCCTGCCCTATCATTTTTAGATATCCGATTCAATTTCTTTACTGGAACAGTTCCTCCACAAGTATTCACTCAACGCCTTGACGCACTCTTcctcaacaacaacaattttatGCAAGGACTCCCTGAAAACCTAGGCTCGACCCCAGTGCTTTACCTCACCTTGGCTTACAACAAATTTATCGGTCCAATCCCACGCAGCATCCTTAAAGCTTCCGCGACATTAACTGAAGTGCTGTTCTCGCACAACTTACTTACAGGTTGCCTCCCATATGAACTAGGTTTTTTGAGAAAACTAGTCCTTTTTTATGCTAGTAACAACTTCTTAACCGGTCCTTTACCATGCTCGTTGGGATGCTTGGCTAAGCTTGAACAGTTCAATTTGGCCAGCAACTTATTGTATGGACAGGTGCCAGAGGTGGTGTGCGCATTGGGGAAATTGGTGAATTTGTCactttcaagtaattattttacaaaactagGGCCAAAGTGTACGAAACTAGAGAGGAGTGGCGTTCttgatattagaaaaaattgtATTCCTGATCTTCCTGGTCAGAGATCAGCGCGGGAGTGTGCGGCTTTCTCCTTGCACCGTAGGTATTGCTCAAACCCTGCTTCGTTCAACTTCATTCCTTGTCAGGTTCCATCATCGAGTCATCCTCGGATTGGAACCAAGAGAAATTTGGTCGGTTATAGTGCTCTTTTGAGACAGGCAGTTGAATTTCCAGGAAGAAACTAA
- the LOC140954180 gene encoding scopoletin glucosyltransferase-like yields MEDRGLIIRGWAPQVLILDHEAIGAFVTHCGWNSTLEGITAGKPLITWPVFAEQFYNEKLVTDVLRTEVGVGVKEWVRVRGDHVKSEAVEKAITRIMVGEEAEEKRSRANKLGEMARKAVEEGGSSWSDFNALIEELRSYRP; encoded by the coding sequence ATGGAAGACAGGGGGCTGATTATAAGAGGGTGGGCACCCCAAGTGTTGATTCTTGATCATGAAGCAATAGGTGCATTTGTGACTCATTGTGGATGGAACTCGACTCTTGAAGGCATAACTGCAGGGAAGCCCTTGATTACATGGCCTGTATTTGCTGAGCAATTCTATAATGAAAAGTTGGTGACTGATGTTTTAAGAACTGAAGTTGGTGTTGGAGTCAAGGAATGGGTTAGAGTGCGTGGAGACCATGTTAAGAGTGAAGCTGTAGAGAAGGCAATCACTCGAATCATGGTGGGTGAAGAAGCAGAGGAAAAGAGGAGCAGAGCAAATAAGCTAGGAGAAATGGCGAGGAAGGCTGTTGAAGAAGGTGGATCTTCTTGGTCTGATTTCAATGCTTTGATTGAAGAGTTGAGGTCCTATCGCCCTTGA
- the LOC118059014 gene encoding uncharacterized protein At4g06744 — MNITKKWVGNDVCHYPGFKCATVPDQKVTALAAADFNGYHFGGPELTGFLDQLLDLSIFHANTNKFTGHVPKNLNTSRVRYLFELDLSNNKYSGEFPVSVLQATNLTFLDIRFNAFSGPVPAEVFTLDLDVLFINNNKFSQQLPRNLGSTPVLYLTLANNNFRGSIPKSIGNARNLLEVLFLNNELEGCLPYEIGKLDKAVVFDVGRNKLTGPIPHSFACLKKMEILNLAVNKFYGPVPEMVCDLPRLANLSLSYNYFTQVGPECRKLIKKRILDVRMNCILDLPGQRSAADCAKFFSKKRTCPNERSLSYIPCRKGGYSSSLETSDQQSMAPAAAPITYNALKPHKLRL, encoded by the coding sequence atgaacattacaaaaaaatgggTGGGAAATGATGTCTGTCATTATCCAGGCTTTAAATGTGCAACTGTACCTGACCAGAAGGTGACAGCCCTTGCAGCGGCAGATTTCAATGGCTACCATTTTGGTGGCCCGGAGCTCACAGGTTTCCTCGATCAGTTGCTGGACTTATCCATCTTTCATGCGAACACCAACAAGTTCACTGGTCATGTGCCAAAGAATCTTAACACTTCCAGAGTCCGTTACTTATTCGAGCTCGATCTCAGCAACAACAAGTACTCTGGTGAATTCCCTGTGTCTGTTCTTCAAGCCACCAACTTAACCTTTTTAGACATCAGGTTCAACGCATTTTCAGGGCCAGTTCCAGCTGAAGTCTTCACCTTAGACCTAGATGTGCttttcatcaacaacaacaaattctCACAACAGCTTCCTCGTAATCTCGGTTCCACACCTGTCCTTTATCTCACTTTGGCCAACAACAATTTTCGTGGTTCCATTCCAAAAAGTATCGGCAATGCCCGAAACCTTCTTGAAGTGCTTTTCTTGAACAATGAACTCGAAGGGTGCTTGCCATACGAGATTGGCAAATTGGACAAGGCTGTCGTGTTTGATGTGGGCCGCAACAAGTTGACTGGCCCAATACCCCATTCATTTGCATGCCTAAAAAAGATGGAGATCCTGAATTTGGCCGTGAATAAATTTTACGGGCCGGTGCCGGAGATGGTGTGCGACCTGCCTAGATTAGCAAACTTGTCTCTCTCGTACAACTATTTCACTCAGGTCGGACCTGAGTGCAGGAAATTgataaagaaaaggattcttGATGTTAGAATGAATTGCATTTTGGATCTTCCTGGTCAGAGATCAGCAGCTGATTGTGCTAAGTTCTTTTCTAAAAAGAGGACTTGTCCCAATGAGAGGTCGCTCAGCTATATTCCTTGCAGGAAGGGTGGTTATTCAAGTTCATTGGAGACATCTGATCAACAATCTATGGCTCCGGCTGCTGCACCTATAACATATAATGCCCTTAAACCGCATAAGCTGCGGCTTTAA